Proteins found in one Candidatus Tisiphia endosymbiont of Beris chalybata genomic segment:
- a CDS encoding palindromic element RPE1 domain-containing protein produces the protein MHNLKIIEEFLGETKSSTAAYIDVREEQRGVSTTKLPIRLGYARGLFFQSLKFLNLSQDEFGDPFLGE, from the coding sequence TTGCATAACCTAAAGATAATTGAAGAATTTTTAGGAGAAACGAAGTCGAGTACCGCAGCGTACATAGACGTACGTGAGGAACAGAGAGGAGTTTCGACGACAAAATTACCAATTAGATTAGGTTATGCAAGAGGTCTATTTTTCCAATCGTTAAAGTTTTTAAACCTTTCTCAAGACGAATTTGGTGATCCGTTCTTAGGGGAATAG
- a CDS encoding transposase encodes MHQILLQELILYIDGNKSRLKCLSGMIISLITGGSIDPKGLALGISGDAKASSKIHRIYRLLKEFTFDYMKVASLLLSLFGVGNYVVAMDRTNWKFGKTDINILFLVIVIGKISVPIYWHSLSHGGACSKEFMEEFLQKFIDNFGVEKIKYLLADREFMNKEWLNFLIDNHIRFAIPLRTDHQIRLEKGLKTLTIGKIDLLHNLI; translated from the coding sequence ATGCACCAAATACTACTTCAAGAATTGATTTTATATATAGACGGAAATAAATCAAGATTAAAATGTTTGTCTGGGATGATAATCAGTTTAATAACTGGAGGTTCTATCGACCCAAAGGGTTTAGCGCTTGGTATTTCAGGTGATGCTAAAGCATCGTCAAAAATCCATAGGATTTATCGATTGTTAAAAGAATTTACTTTTGATTATATGAAGGTTGCATCATTACTGTTAAGCTTGTTCGGTGTAGGAAATTATGTTGTAGCAATGGATCGAACAAATTGGAAATTTGGTAAAACAGATATTAATATTTTGTTTTTAGTAATTGTAATTGGTAAGATATCAGTGCCAATATATTGGCATTCTTTATCGCATGGTGGAGCTTGTTCTAAAGAATTTATGGAAGAATTTTTGCAGAAGTTTATTGACAATTTTGGGGTTGAAAAAATAAAATATTTACTTGCTGATCGAGAATTTATGAATAAAGAATGGTTAAATTTCTTAATAGATAATCATATAAGATTTGCTATTCCCCTAAGAACGGATCACCAAATTCGTCTTGAGAAAGGTTTAAAAACTTTAACGATTGGAAAAATAGACCTCTTGCATAACCTAATCTAA
- a CDS encoding conjugal transfer protein TraD, producing MHEATQQKIKLQQKKARLIMEEVKFKIKERKMRTRHLIQVGGLVVKAELDALPTNSLFGALVTLKSELTKCPDIQNHWTKIGRDIFDQEEKTRTAVIIKFASKPEESIRTHIRQHGLKWNSLRKEWYGFITDIQSLKNGLLDVEYELEIVKSI from the coding sequence ATGCACGAGGCTACACAGCAAAAAATTAAACTCCAGCAGAAAAAAGCTAGGTTGATAATGGAAGAAGTAAAATTCAAAATCAAAGAACGGAAAATGCGTACTCGTCATTTAATTCAAGTGGGTGGTTTAGTTGTAAAAGCAGAATTAGATGCCTTACCTACCAATAGTTTATTTGGGGCATTAGTTACCTTAAAAAGTGAACTAACAAAATGTCCTGATATTCAGAATCACTGGACCAAAATAGGTAGAGATATTTTTGATCAAGAGGAAAAAACGAGAACTGCTGTTATCATAAAATTTGCCTCTAAACCTGAAGAATCCATACGCACCCACATCAGACAACATGGATTGAAGTGGAATAGTTTGCGAAAAGAGTGGTATGGGTTCATAACTGACATACAATCTCTAAAAAATGGTTTGCTGGATGTAGAATATGAACTAGAGATAGTAAAGTCGATATAA
- a CDS encoding AAA family ATPase, with protein sequence MTVNLSDTNSIDQAISPVAIGNKLPRMLVGTDEFYDLVVNSDVFVDKSLMIMEVLQDSGKVILITRPRRWGKSLNMNMLQKFFEIEVDEDGRPLPEEEKINNKLFWGGTVDLGFDETKELKPLKIASITNAMKRQGKCPVISINFKDVKGNSYQEIESKIQMQIIKLYEKHRYLEQYCQESATLLSNNQKTQLTRYFNGNINKLDIENSLGFLSELLFMHFGQKVYILIDEYDTPINSAYIKFGHKSEEFELVLELFRGIFGSGLKTNTRLEKGVITGILRIAKANLFSDLNNVSEYTLLDEDFSKFYGFTQTEVDGLLTKVSTTTDPEKIKDWYNGYTFGGEVIYNPWSIMQCLAHKGKLDHYWLDSGGTGLVDKALLSDEIQKDLQELLVGKGIIKKLYKQISLSEIEEDEDIFYSLLVFAGYLNPAIADDNAESPTYHLTIPNKEVRYIYIARVTKWVARKLNIKVSEYDNFINLLLLQQIDKFKEKLQEYLLGSTSYHDLSRERDYHNLMGGILAPLVRKYMIESNRESGHGRCDHILIPIAQALDTAIIIEYKICKTSEELESTAKAGLKQIIDKQYDSKIKEYQHVKKIIKISMAFAAKEVAMQYQLDIVI encoded by the coding sequence ATGACAGTGAACCTTTCGGATACTAATTCAATAGATCAAGCTATTAGCCCTGTTGCTATTGGTAATAAGTTACCTAGAATGTTAGTAGGGACCGATGAATTCTATGATTTAGTAGTTAATAGTGATGTATTCGTAGATAAAAGTCTAATGATTATGGAAGTACTCCAAGATAGTGGTAAAGTGATTCTTATTACTCGTCCAAGGCGCTGGGGTAAGAGCTTGAATATGAATATGCTCCAGAAGTTCTTTGAAATAGAGGTAGATGAAGATGGTAGGCCTTTACCTGAGGAAGAGAAAATAAATAATAAGCTGTTTTGGGGAGGTACAGTAGATTTAGGTTTTGATGAAACTAAAGAGCTTAAACCTTTGAAAATTGCAAGTATTACCAATGCGATGAAACGTCAAGGAAAATGCCCAGTTATTTCCATAAATTTCAAGGATGTGAAAGGGAATAGTTACCAGGAGATAGAGTCTAAGATACAAATGCAAATAATAAAATTATATGAAAAACATAGGTATTTAGAACAATATTGCCAGGAAAGTGCTACATTATTATCCAATAATCAAAAAACACAACTCACCCGCTACTTTAATGGGAATATTAACAAATTAGATATAGAGAATAGTTTAGGCTTCTTAAGTGAATTACTTTTTATGCACTTTGGTCAGAAAGTTTATATACTAATTGACGAGTATGATACACCGATTAATAGTGCGTACATTAAATTTGGTCATAAATCAGAAGAATTCGAGCTGGTACTTGAATTATTCCGTGGAATATTTGGTAGTGGCCTTAAAACTAATACACGTTTAGAAAAAGGAGTAATTACTGGCATATTACGGATTGCTAAAGCTAATTTATTCTCAGATTTGAATAATGTTAGTGAATATACTTTATTAGATGAAGATTTTTCTAAGTTTTATGGTTTTACTCAAACAGAAGTAGATGGGTTACTTACAAAAGTATCAACTACAACTGATCCAGAGAAGATTAAAGATTGGTATAATGGTTATACATTTGGCGGGGAAGTCATTTACAATCCATGGTCCATAATGCAGTGTTTAGCGCACAAGGGTAAACTTGATCATTACTGGCTAGATAGCGGGGGAACCGGGCTTGTTGATAAGGCGTTATTGTCAGATGAAATCCAAAAAGATTTGCAGGAACTGCTAGTGGGCAAGGGTATAATTAAAAAGCTATACAAGCAAATTTCCTTGAGTGAGATAGAAGAAGATGAAGATATATTTTACAGTTTACTAGTATTTGCTGGTTATTTAAACCCTGCGATTGCTGATGATAACGCTGAAAGCCCAACTTATCATTTAACCATCCCTAATAAGGAGGTACGGTACATTTATATTGCACGAGTGACAAAATGGGTTGCTAGGAAATTAAACATAAAAGTGAGTGAGTATGATAATTTTATTAATCTCTTGTTACTACAGCAAATAGATAAGTTTAAAGAAAAATTACAAGAATATTTACTAGGCTCAACTAGTTATCATGACCTAAGTAGGGAGAGGGATTATCATAATTTAATGGGTGGAATTTTAGCCCCTTTGGTTCGGAAATATATGATAGAATCTAACAGAGAATCTGGACATGGTAGGTGTGATCACATATTGATTCCAATAGCTCAGGCGCTAGACACCGCAATTATTATTGAATATAAAATATGTAAAACTTCGGAAGAGTTAGAATCGACTGCCAAAGCAGGGTTAAAGCAAATTATAGATAAGCAATATGATAGCAAAATAAAAGAGTATCAGCATGTTAAAAAGATTATAAAGATTTCTATGGCTTTTGCGGCTAAGGAAGTGGCAATGCAGTATCAGCTTGATATAGTTATTTAG
- a CDS encoding sensor histidine kinase — MTNNVKNQQQEQNQIAEKGWIVKFSPIFATLIPASAQETHTISYHDHYVDITKFKSLELELQQIKEKLQTAEITKMHLKNISHSINVPSKGILEQVTRLYAMEQNAEVKNHWAAIMDCAKALLDYSNDVHEFFIANPGLTSIVLKAFNPKKLVEQSIAKAGAAALNKGIRLVSNIRYEMPDVLLGDSYRLQAILNQLVGNSVKFTGEGTVVITANLFPARSFKDNHDFDGLEQNHRDRILQLMVHNTGIGISVEKQQDMCEELESFDSAIQYKVLALGLMCVKQLIHEMNGKIVLSSEEGKTTTVECKIPVQLPNSTD; from the coding sequence ATGACAAATAATGTTAAAAATCAACAACAAGAGCAAAATCAAATTGCAGAAAAGGGCTGGATTGTTAAATTTTCTCCAATATTTGCCACATTGATACCAGCATCTGCGCAAGAGACTCATACAATTAGCTATCACGATCATTACGTTGATATTACTAAATTTAAAAGCCTAGAACTCGAATTACAACAAATAAAAGAAAAGTTACAAACAGCTGAAATAACTAAAATGCACTTAAAGAATATTAGCCATAGTATCAATGTGCCTAGTAAGGGAATTTTGGAACAAGTGACTAGACTTTATGCAATGGAGCAAAACGCGGAAGTAAAAAACCATTGGGCTGCTATTATGGATTGTGCTAAAGCGCTACTAGATTATTCTAATGATGTACATGAATTTTTTATAGCTAATCCCGGATTAACTTCTATAGTTTTGAAAGCATTTAACCCAAAGAAATTAGTGGAACAATCAATAGCTAAAGCTGGAGCCGCAGCTTTGAATAAAGGAATAAGATTAGTCTCTAATATTCGTTATGAAATGCCAGATGTTTTGCTAGGTGATAGCTATAGATTGCAAGCAATATTGAATCAATTAGTTGGTAATAGTGTTAAATTCACTGGAGAAGGCACGGTCGTCATTACTGCTAATCTATTTCCTGCTAGAAGCTTTAAAGATAACCATGATTTTGATGGTTTAGAGCAAAATCATAGAGATAGGATATTACAACTTATGGTCCACAATACTGGCATTGGTATCTCTGTGGAAAAGCAACAAGATATGTGTGAAGAACTCGAAAGTTTTGATTCTGCTATACAATATAAAGTATTAGCTTTAGGATTAATGTGTGTGAAACAGTTGATCCACGAAATGAATGGGAAGATTGTCCTGAGCAGTGAAGAAGGAAAAACTACGACTGTTGAGTGCAAAATACCGGTGCAATTGCCAAATAGCACTGATTAG
- a CDS encoding DNA adenine methylase, whose protein sequence is MLPTSNKPQPFLQWVGGKRKITDKLIVHIPLGLNNYYKPFLGGGALFFQVKHMFNKCFLSDINLDLVTSYNAVKKDPTEVSKLLESHQENHSQDYYYQVRDNNVNSPSRITARFIYLNRYAFKGIYRVKKDGQLAVSFSSKIHANSDIDNRLRQCSSFLNNTYIYALDFSFIEPTTNDFVYLDPPYHQSGETFYTPLPFDENEQIRLRDFVKELDNKGVKAMISNSDTPFTRDLYQGFNISTVDIKYSIPEKRKTSYEVIITNY, encoded by the coding sequence ATGCTGCCTACTTCTAATAAACCGCAACCATTTTTACAATGGGTTGGTGGTAAAAGAAAAATCACTGATAAGCTAATTGTACATATTCCTCTAGGCCTCAACAATTATTATAAACCATTCCTTGGTGGTGGCGCATTATTTTTCCAAGTAAAGCACATGTTCAATAAATGTTTCCTATCGGACATTAACCTTGATTTAGTTACCAGCTACAATGCCGTTAAAAAAGATCCAACGGAGGTAAGTAAATTATTAGAATCACATCAAGAAAATCATTCACAAGACTATTACTATCAGGTTAGGGATAATAATGTTAACAGTCCCAGCAGAATTACTGCAAGGTTCATATATCTCAATAGATACGCCTTCAAAGGCATCTACCGTGTAAAAAAAGACGGTCAACTAGCGGTATCCTTCTCGAGCAAAATCCATGCTAATTCTGATATCGATAACAGACTACGTCAATGTAGTAGTTTTTTAAACAACACCTACATTTACGCCCTAGATTTTTCTTTCATTGAACCTACAACGAACGATTTTGTATATTTGGATCCACCTTATCATCAATCAGGTGAAACATTTTATACCCCCTTACCTTTCGATGAAAATGAGCAAATCAGGCTACGCGACTTTGTTAAAGAATTAGATAATAAAGGGGTAAAAGCTATGATTTCTAACAGCGATACACCTTTTACCAGAGATCTCTATCAAGGCTTTAACATCAGTACTGTAGACATAAAATATTCCATCCCAGAAAAACGGAAAACCTCTTATGAAGTGATTATTACAAATTATTGA
- a CDS encoding helix-turn-helix domain-containing protein produces MPKVSKMINDELVLKAREALNNGGKNGVVVTRLKAILASSKHGIKKVAEVYDINRSSLHRWVALFRDQGIDGLKNIAKPSRSKLNTAQKDEIKTLIKRDSSITIKKLKIVIKEKFDIDIEKSSIHRMLGALGFRHITGRKRHYKADTSSQEEFKKKSTTSTPR; encoded by the coding sequence ATGCCTAAAGTATCAAAAATGATAAATGACGAATTAGTATTAAAAGCAAGGGAAGCTTTGAATAACGGAGGGAAGAATGGTGTTGTAGTAACAAGATTAAAAGCCATACTAGCATCGAGTAAGCATGGTATTAAGAAAGTAGCGGAAGTTTATGATATCAACAGATCTTCGCTACATAGATGGGTTGCTCTATTTCGAGATCAAGGCATTGATGGTCTCAAGAACATAGCAAAGCCTTCTAGATCAAAATTAAATACTGCTCAAAAAGATGAGATTAAAACTTTGATAAAGAGAGACAGTAGTATTACGATTAAGAAATTAAAGATAGTGATAAAAGAAAAATTTGATATAGATATAGAAAAATCTAGTATACATAGAATGCTAGGGGCACTTGGGTTTAGGCATATTACTGGTAGAAAGAGGCATTACAAAGCTGACACATCTTCTCAAGAAGAATTCAAAAAAAAATCTACAACAAGTACACCAAGATAA
- a CDS encoding IS630 family transposase: MVPIYFFDETRFGTNTKHGLGWFEKGSRTPVPTKLGFKSFYLYSATNHRDGDSFSLIIPNVDKACMQVFLNEFAKHITTKVILVMDGAGWHKGLTIPANIEIMYLPPYSPELNPVERLWQHLKDSVLKNKVYDCLTKLEDAVIEFIQSISIETIKSICNCSYIYL; this comes from the coding sequence ATGGTACCTATTTATTTTTTTGATGAGACTAGGTTTGGGACCAATACAAAACATGGTTTAGGATGGTTTGAAAAAGGCAGTAGGACTCCAGTTCCTACAAAGCTGGGATTTAAATCATTTTATCTTTATTCTGCTACAAATCATAGAGATGGAGACTCTTTTAGTTTAATTATTCCGAATGTTGATAAGGCCTGTATGCAAGTTTTTCTTAATGAATTTGCGAAACATATAACTACAAAAGTTATACTAGTGATGGATGGAGCTGGATGGCATAAAGGTCTTACAATACCAGCTAATATTGAGATTATGTACTTACCACCATATAGTCCAGAGTTAAATCCTGTAGAGAGGTTGTGGCAACATTTAAAAGATTCGGTATTAAAAAATAAAGTTTACGATTGTTTAACTAAACTTGAAGATGCTGTAATTGAATTTATTCAATCTATTTCAATAGAAACTATAAAATCTATATGTAATTGTTCATATATCTATTTATAA